One Ananas comosus cultivar F153 linkage group 1, ASM154086v1, whole genome shotgun sequence DNA window includes the following coding sequences:
- the LOC109707468 gene encoding uncharacterized protein LOC109707468 isoform X3: MWGPLTPLGASLFPFSPPPFLFSLLLATSAMAVRRYPSLCQDGRAILARTEEVWFRRCLHHGLVEPLVRPWLLRFPADFCAASEGGPCSPVMCPPATCQGTVGVGRWRKWLDGYGKYEGGMVSVSGGLLTN; encoded by the exons ATGTGGGGCCCACTTACGCCGTTAGGCGCTTCACTGTTCCCGTTTTCTCCCCCACCATTTCTTTTCTCCCTCTTGCTCGCGACCTCCGCCATGGCGGTCCGCCGTTACCCCAGTCTTTGCCAGGATGGGCGTGCCATCCTTGCCAGGACAGAGGAGGTGTGGTTCCGTCGTTGTCTCCACCATGGCCTAGTGGAGCCGTTGGTACGGCCTTGGCTTCTCAGATTTCCTGCAGATTTTTGTGCTGCCTCGGAAGGCGGGCCGTGCTCTCCTGTGATGTGCCCTCCTGCAACTTGCCAAGGCACCGTGGGAGTCGGTCGCTGGCGTAAATGGCTCGATGGGTACGGCAAGTACGAAGGGGGTATGGTCTCTGTGTCCGG CGGATTATTAACCAACTGA
- the LOC109707468 gene encoding uncharacterized protein LOC109707468 isoform X1 — MWGPLTPLGASLFPFSPPPFLFSLLLATSAMAVRRYPSLCQDGRAILARTEEVWFRRCLHHGLVEPLVRPWLLRFPADFCAASEGGPCSPVMCPPATCQGTVGVGRWRKWLDGYGKYEGGMVSVSGSLAACHYRAVVTVKARLFWPIN, encoded by the exons ATGTGGGGCCCACTTACGCCGTTAGGCGCTTCACTGTTCCCGTTTTCTCCCCCACCATTTCTTTTCTCCCTCTTGCTCGCGACCTCCGCCATGGCGGTCCGCCGTTACCCCAGTCTTTGCCAGGATGGGCGTGCCATCCTTGCCAGGACAGAGGAGGTGTGGTTCCGTCGTTGTCTCCACCATGGCCTAGTGGAGCCGTTGGTACGGCCTTGGCTTCTCAGATTTCCTGCAGATTTTTGTGCTGCCTCGGAAGGCGGGCCGTGCTCTCCTGTGATGTGCCCTCCTGCAACTTGCCAAGGCACCGTGGGAGTCGGTCGCTGGCGTAAATGGCTCGATGGGTACGGCAAGTACGAAGGGGGTATGGTCTCTGTGTCCGG TAGTCTTGCTGCTTGTCACTACCGCGCCGTTGTTACGGTGAAGGCCAGATTATTTTGGCCTATAAATTGA
- the LOC109714772 gene encoding plant-specific TFIIB-related protein 1-like, with protein MWRVRCPYCPGTQGRCAATAAGRSVTECASCGRVVEERRVHSHPLFLLRALDTPLPLSTPDLLPPTNKPQPPPPPPQAHADHGHHGGGDDDDDDDDDDPFLPTGFVTAFSAWSLEPAPVFARSALSFSGHLAELERALLGGGGGGGGGGGGGGGGSADPSGPLVSVDNLRAYLQIIDVASILGLDHDIADHAFELFRDCSSAICLRNRSVEALATAALVQAIREAQEPRTLQEISTASNLPQKEIGKYIKILGEALKLSQPINSNSISVHMPRFCTLLQLNKSAQELAAHIGEVVINKCFCTRRNPISISAAAIYLACQLEDKRKTQAEICKVTGLTEVTLRKVYKELLENWDDLLPANYTPAVPPEKAFPMTSISSGRSSTAKADIIDFYHLNSNQDKDKHPEIVKQSSTSDFLETDHVFKEKGEKKISSRDVNQAAFWQPTVPFVVPKPKLDREKDQASDQGINLNETKPKLTESDQKVILDSKINTSENRWMSQAPSISTTKRYSNPWQPEAAASLPGSSYPRFAKQQTGGDFASALQGVGKRNGGQEPNGHRKKEEQ; from the exons ATGTGGCGGGTGCGGTGCCCGTACTGCCCGGGGACGCAGGGCCGGTGCGCGGCGACCGCGGCGGGGCGCTCCGTGACGGAGTGCGCCTCGTGCGGCCGCGTCGTGGAGGAGCGCCGCGTCCACTCCCACCCGCTCTTCCTACTCCGCGCCCTCGACACCCCGCTCCCCCTCTCCACCCCCGACCTCCTCCCCCCCACCAACAAACCCcaaccccctcctcctcctcctcaagcCCACGCCGACCATGGCCaccacggcggcggcgacgacgacgacgacgacgacgacgacgacccctTCCTCCCCACCGGCTTCGTCACCGCCTTCTCCGCCTGGTCCCTCGAGCCCGCCCCCGTCTTCGCCCGCTCCGCCCTCTCCTTCTCCGGCCACCTCGCCGAGCTCGAGCGCGccctcctcggcggcggcggcggcggcggcggaggcggcggaggaggaggcggtggcaGCGCCGATCCCTCGGGGCCCCTCGTCTCCGTCGACAACCTCCGAGCCTACCTGCAAATCATCGACGTCGCCTCCATTCTAGGGCTCGATCACGACATCGCCGACCACGCCTTTGAGCTCTTCAGGGACTGCTCCTCCGCGATTTGCCTCAGGAATCGCAGCGTCGAGGCCCTCGCTACCGCCGCGCTCGTGCAGGCGATCCGGGAGGCGCAGGAGCCGAGGACTCTGCAG GAAATCTCTACCGCAAGCAACCTTCCTCAGAAAGAGATAGGCAAGTACATCAAAATACTTGGAGAAGCTCTAAAACTAAGCCAACCTATCAATAGTAATTCGATATCAGTTCATATGCCCAGGTTCTGCACTCTTCTCCAGCTTAATAAATCTGCTCAG GAACTCGCTGCTCATATTGGAGAAGTGGTTATCAACAAGTGCTTTTGCACACGTCGGAATCCAATCAGCATATCCGCAGCTGCTATATACCTTGCATGCCAGCTGGAAGACAAACGCAAAACCCAGGCCGAGATATGCAAAGTGACGGGCCTCACGGAGGTCACTCTTCGTAAAGTCTACAAAGAACTGTTGGAAAATTGGGACGATTTGCTTCCCGCTAACTACACCCCGGCTGTGCCTCCTGAGAAGGCTTTTCCCATGACATCGATTTCTTCCGGGCGTTCTTCAACTGCCAAAGCTGATATAATCGACTTCTATCATTTGAACTCAAATCAAGACAAGGATAAGCACCCAGAAATAGTGAAACAAAGTAGTACTTCTGATTTTTTGGAGACAGATCATGTTTTCAAGGAGAAGGGCGAAAAGAAAATCAGTTCTCGAGACGTGAATCAGGCAGCCTTTTGGCAACCGACCGTTCCATTTGTAGTGCCTAAACCAAAACTAGATCGAGAAAAGGACCAGGCAAGTGATCAAGGAATTAATCTTAATGAGACCAAACCCAAGCTTACAGAATCCGATCAAAAAGTCATTTTAGACTCGAAGATTAATACTAGCGAAAATCGATGGATGAGTCAAGCGCCATCGATTTCTACCACCAAAAGGTACTCCAACCCATGGCAGCCTGAGGCGGCTGCATCTTTACCCGGATCTTCTTATCCGAGGTTCGCCAAGCAACAAACGGGCGGTGATTTTGCTTCCGCCCTTCAAGGGGTGGGCAAAAGGAATGGGGGTCAAGAACCCAATGGCCATCGTAAGAAGGAGGAGCAATAG
- the LOC109707468 gene encoding uncharacterized protein LOC109707468 isoform X2, producing MWGPLTPLGASLFPFSPPPFLFSLLLATSAMAVRRYPSLCQDGRAILARTEEVWFRRCLHHGLVEPLVRPWLLRFPADFCAASEGGPCSPVMCPPATCQGTVGVGRWRKWLDGYGKYEGGMVSVSGLAACHYRAVVTVKARLFWPIN from the exons ATGTGGGGCCCACTTACGCCGTTAGGCGCTTCACTGTTCCCGTTTTCTCCCCCACCATTTCTTTTCTCCCTCTTGCTCGCGACCTCCGCCATGGCGGTCCGCCGTTACCCCAGTCTTTGCCAGGATGGGCGTGCCATCCTTGCCAGGACAGAGGAGGTGTGGTTCCGTCGTTGTCTCCACCATGGCCTAGTGGAGCCGTTGGTACGGCCTTGGCTTCTCAGATTTCCTGCAGATTTTTGTGCTGCCTCGGAAGGCGGGCCGTGCTCTCCTGTGATGTGCCCTCCTGCAACTTGCCAAGGCACCGTGGGAGTCGGTCGCTGGCGTAAATGGCTCGATGGGTACGGCAAGTACGAAGGGGGTATGGTCTCTGTGTCCGG TCTTGCTGCTTGTCACTACCGCGCCGTTGTTACGGTGAAGGCCAGATTATTTTGGCCTATAAATTGA